One window of Botrimarina mediterranea genomic DNA carries:
- the groL gene encoding chaperonin GroEL (60 kDa chaperone family; promotes refolding of misfolded polypeptides especially under stressful conditions; forms two stacked rings of heptamers to form a barrel-shaped 14mer; ends can be capped by GroES; misfolded proteins enter the barrel where they are refolded when GroES binds), whose protein sequence is MAKQMVFDEDARRPLAAGVEKLARAVKSTLGPRGRNAVLDKGWGSPKVTKDGVTVAEDIDLDCPYENLGAQLVKEAASKTNDVAGDGTTTATVLAEGIFREGLKMLAAGADPMALSRGINKAVEVVSAAILKAADPIEVKDKKQLQHIATIAGNNDPSIGSVLADAFSKVGKDGVITVEEGRGSETTVEVVEGMQFDRGYLSPHFVTDEDDMEAVLEGCHVLVFEDKISSAKLLVPILEAVSKSSKPLLIIAEDIEGEALATLVVNKLRGIVQVCAVKAPGYGDRRKAMLGDIATLTGGSAIFKDLGIKLDGVQLSDLGRAKKVIVSSNNTTIVGGAGGKDAIKGRADQIRAEIENTDSDYDREKLQERLAKIAGGVAQIKVGASTESEMKERKDLFDDARAATHAALEEGYVPGGGVALLRAEKAVDKLDLAGDEKLGATIIKNVLSYPLSCIAENAGVDGAVVVNRVRQLKGKTEGYNADKDEYVDLVAAGVIDPAKVVRTALQNAASVAALLLTTESLITDAPKDEDDAAGGHDHDHGMGGMGGMGGGMPGMGGMGMPGMM, encoded by the coding sequence GTGGCAAAGCAGATGGTTTTTGATGAAGACGCCCGCCGCCCCCTGGCCGCCGGTGTCGAGAAGCTCGCCCGCGCCGTGAAGAGCACCCTCGGCCCCCGCGGCCGCAATGCGGTGCTCGACAAGGGCTGGGGTTCCCCCAAGGTCACCAAGGACGGCGTCACCGTCGCCGAGGACATCGACCTCGACTGTCCCTACGAGAATCTAGGCGCCCAGCTCGTCAAGGAAGCCGCCAGCAAGACCAACGACGTCGCCGGCGACGGCACGACAACCGCGACGGTCCTTGCCGAGGGGATTTTCCGCGAAGGGCTGAAGATGCTCGCCGCTGGCGCCGACCCGATGGCCCTGTCGCGCGGGATTAACAAGGCCGTCGAGGTAGTTAGCGCCGCGATCCTTAAGGCGGCCGACCCGATCGAGGTCAAGGACAAGAAGCAGCTCCAGCACATCGCCACGATCGCCGGCAACAACGACCCGTCGATTGGCTCGGTCCTCGCTGACGCGTTCAGCAAGGTCGGCAAGGACGGCGTCATCACCGTCGAAGAGGGCCGCGGCTCGGAGACGACCGTCGAGGTCGTCGAGGGTATGCAGTTCGACCGCGGCTACCTGTCGCCCCACTTCGTCACCGACGAAGACGACATGGAAGCGGTCCTCGAAGGCTGCCACGTGCTGGTCTTCGAGGACAAGATCTCCAGCGCCAAGCTGCTGGTGCCGATCCTTGAGGCGGTCAGCAAGAGCAGCAAGCCGCTGCTGATCATCGCCGAGGACATCGAGGGCGAAGCGCTCGCCACGCTCGTGGTGAACAAGCTCCGCGGCATCGTGCAAGTCTGTGCCGTGAAGGCGCCCGGTTACGGCGACCGTCGCAAGGCAATGCTTGGCGACATCGCCACGCTCACCGGCGGCTCGGCGATTTTCAAAGACCTCGGCATCAAGCTCGACGGCGTTCAGTTGTCGGACCTCGGCCGGGCGAAGAAGGTCATCGTCTCGAGTAACAACACGACGATCGTCGGCGGCGCCGGCGGCAAGGACGCCATCAAGGGCCGTGCCGACCAGATCCGGGCCGAAATCGAGAACACCGACTCCGATTACGACCGTGAGAAGCTCCAGGAGCGGCTCGCGAAGATCGCCGGCGGCGTCGCCCAGATTAAGGTGGGCGCCTCGACCGAGTCGGAGATGAAGGAACGCAAGGACCTCTTCGACGACGCCCGCGCCGCAACGCACGCCGCTCTGGAAGAGGGTTATGTCCCCGGCGGCGGCGTCGCTCTGCTCCGTGCCGAGAAGGCCGTCGACAAGCTCGACCTCGCCGGCGACGAGAAGCTCGGCGCCACGATCATCAAGAACGTGCTGTCGTACCCGCTCTCTTGCATCGCCGAGAACGCGGGCGTCGATGGCGCCGTGGTCGTGAACCGCGTCCGCCAGCTCAAGGGTAAGACCGAGGGCTACAACGCCGATAAGGACGAGTACGTCGACCTCGTCGCCGCGGGCGTGATCGACCCCGCGAAAGTGGTCCGCACGGCCCTGCAAAACGCCGCGAGCGTCGCGGCCCTGCTGCTGACCACCGAGTCGCTCATCACCGACGCCCCGAAGGACGAGGACGATGCCGCCGGCGGCCACGACCACGACCACGGTATGGGTGGCATGGGCGGAATGGGCGGCGGAATGCCCGGTATGGGCGGCATGGGCATGCCCGGGATGATGTAA
- the groES gene encoding co-chaperone GroES, translating to MAKGIKLRPLDDRVVVSLLEAEEVTSGGIVLPDSAREKPQRGKVVAVGVGKLLDSGARGELSVKVGDEVIFGKYGGSEVEVDGDEYKILRESDILAKVTA from the coding sequence ATGGCCAAAGGCATCAAGCTTCGTCCGCTCGACGACCGTGTTGTTGTTTCGCTCTTGGAAGCCGAAGAGGTCACCTCTGGCGGCATCGTGCTGCCGGACTCGGCGCGCGAGAAGCCGCAGCGTGGCAAGGTCGTCGCCGTGGGCGTCGGCAAGCTGCTCGACAGCGGCGCGCGTGGCGAACTGTCGGTGAAGGTCGGCGACGAGGTGATCTTCGGCAAGTACGGCGGCTCGGAGGTCGAGGTCGATGGCGATGAGTACAAGATCCTCCGCGAGTCGGACATCCTGGCGAAGGTCACCGCCTGA